From a single Pseudalkalibacillus hwajinpoensis genomic region:
- a CDS encoding mannitol-1-phosphate 5-dehydrogenase, translated as MLAVHFGAGNIGRGFIGKLLSQSGYEVCFVDINETVINELNQRNRYNVEILGQESEQIIVEGVKGINSKQNPDAVVDAIYQADLITTAVGPTVLKLISSVIKEGISKRMKEGKVPINVIACENMIGGSTLLKNAVEEKLNAEERKMLDQYAGFPDAAVDRIVPNQKHEDPLMVAVEPFYEWVVDQTMMAGQVPNIAGLTYVDDLAPYIERKLFTVNTGHAMTAYLGYQAGYNTIKETLENKEIYADVKKALEESGELLQHKHGFDQTTHEAYIAKILGRFENPHLVDEVTRVGRAPIRKIGPDDRLVGPARQLAELNKEPNYLAKGIAAALRFDPEEDEDAVQIQKKIKSEGLSSAITSFTGVEEGEQLFELISKHYKEMK; from the coding sequence ATGCTTGCTGTTCACTTTGGTGCTGGAAATATAGGGAGAGGCTTCATTGGGAAGCTACTTTCTCAATCAGGATATGAAGTGTGTTTCGTTGATATCAATGAGACAGTCATTAATGAGCTTAATCAACGTAATCGTTATAACGTCGAGATTCTCGGTCAGGAAAGTGAACAGATTATTGTTGAAGGTGTTAAAGGAATAAACAGCAAGCAGAATCCGGATGCGGTAGTAGACGCTATTTATCAAGCTGATCTAATTACAACAGCAGTTGGACCAACCGTGTTAAAGCTTATTTCTTCAGTCATAAAAGAAGGTATTTCGAAACGAATGAAGGAAGGAAAAGTGCCAATTAATGTGATTGCTTGCGAAAATATGATTGGTGGAAGCACCTTGCTGAAAAATGCTGTTGAAGAAAAATTGAATGCTGAGGAACGTAAAATGCTTGATCAATATGCAGGTTTCCCAGATGCTGCAGTAGATCGAATTGTACCTAACCAGAAGCATGAAGATCCATTAATGGTAGCAGTAGAGCCTTTCTATGAATGGGTAGTTGATCAAACAATGATGGCCGGTCAGGTTCCAAATATAGCCGGATTAACATACGTTGATGATCTTGCACCTTATATAGAGAGAAAACTTTTTACAGTTAATACGGGACATGCGATGACAGCGTATCTAGGTTATCAAGCAGGGTATAACACGATTAAAGAAACGCTTGAAAACAAAGAGATTTACGCTGATGTAAAAAAAGCTCTTGAAGAGTCGGGCGAATTGCTTCAGCATAAACACGGTTTTGATCAAACCACGCATGAAGCTTATATTGCAAAGATTCTTGGACGTTTTGAGAATCCACATCTCGTTGATGAGGTTACTCGTGTAGGACGAGCTCCAATCCGTAAAATCGGTCCAGACGATCGCCTTGTCGGTCCAGCACGTCAGCTTGCTGAATTAAACAAAGAACCGAATTATCTTGCAAAGGGCATTGCAGCAGCACTGCGATTTGATCCTGAGGAAGATGAGGATGCTGTTCAAATTCAGAAGAAGATCAAAAGTGAGGGCCTTTCAAGTGCAATTACTTCTTTTACAGGTGTGGAAGAAGGAGAACAGCTATTTGAATTGATTAGTAAGCATTACAAGGAAATGAAATAG
- a CDS encoding DUF1516 family protein, translated as MYNILLQSHAGSWAILVLLLVISYFAPKQKISLMIQRLFYLIMIITGVGMLSMLGFPLLYILKGILAIVLIGVMEMIVGRRKRSESTKILWVACIVLLLVIISIGYNWI; from the coding sequence ATGTACAATATTTTACTTCAGTCTCATGCAGGGTCATGGGCAATCCTTGTTCTTTTATTAGTAATCAGCTATTTTGCGCCCAAGCAGAAAATTTCGCTGATGATCCAGCGGTTATTTTACCTCATTATGATTATCACAGGTGTAGGTATGCTGAGTATGCTCGGTTTTCCACTACTTTATATTCTTAAAGGTATTCTAGCCATTGTATTAATTGGGGTTATGGAAATGATCGTAGGAAGAAGAAAACGCTCCGAATCCACAAAAATTTTGTGGGTTGCTTGTATTGTTCTACTACTAGTCATCATTTCAATCGGTTACAACTGGATTTAA
- a CDS encoding PTS sugar transporter subunit IIA, whose protein sequence is MAKEILSTENVLLNEKAATKEEAIRMAGQVLVENGYVEESYLDQMLEREKITTTYMGNSVAIPHGTEGAKKAVKHSGLSIIQLREGVDFGDGNIAKIIIGIAGKDNEHLEILSQIAIVCSEEENVDQLIQADSKETLISMFNEVN, encoded by the coding sequence ATGGCTAAAGAAATTCTGTCAACTGAGAATGTGTTACTAAATGAAAAGGCAGCAACGAAAGAAGAGGCCATTCGTATGGCTGGACAAGTTCTGGTAGAAAATGGATATGTGGAAGAAAGCTATCTCGATCAAATGCTAGAACGCGAAAAAATCACGACAACGTATATGGGGAATTCCGTTGCAATCCCTCATGGCACAGAAGGTGCTAAAAAAGCTGTTAAGCATTCAGGGCTTTCCATTATCCAACTTCGTGAAGGGGTAGATTTTGGTGATGGAAATATCGCGAAAATCATCATCGGAATTGCCGGAAAAGATAATGAGCACCTGGAAATCCTATCACAAATTGCGATTGTTTGTTCAGAGGAAGAAAATGTTGACCAGCTCATCCAGGCTGATTCAAAAGAAACGTTAATCTCAATGTTTAACGAGGTGAATTAA
- a CDS encoding acyl-CoA thioesterase yields MEKKFIRESRVVKTSHVFPEATNNHNTLFGGQLMRDIDDIASIAAMRHCRSEVVTASTDSVDFLYPITPEDSVCLEAYVTFTGKSSMEVFVKVIAEHLLSGERKISATAFLTFVSLDENKKPLTVAKVEPESEEEKNLHETAPARAEKRKEHRQASKELAGLLTTQKPWE; encoded by the coding sequence ATGGAGAAAAAATTTATCCGCGAATCACGTGTTGTAAAAACCAGTCACGTTTTTCCTGAAGCAACGAATAATCATAACACCCTTTTCGGAGGACAACTCATGCGAGACATCGATGACATTGCTTCGATTGCAGCGATGCGCCATTGTCGAAGTGAAGTTGTAACAGCATCCACAGATTCAGTAGATTTCTTATATCCTATTACACCTGAGGACTCCGTCTGTCTTGAAGCTTACGTTACTTTTACCGGAAAGTCTTCGATGGAAGTGTTCGTTAAAGTCATTGCTGAGCATCTTTTATCAGGTGAACGAAAAATTAGTGCAACGGCCTTCCTTACTTTTGTTTCGCTGGACGAAAACAAAAAACCACTCACCGTTGCAAAAGTTGAACCCGAATCAGAAGAAGAAAAGAACCTTCACGAAACCGCACCTGCCCGAGCAGAAAAACGCAAAGAACATCGCCAGGCCAGTAAAGAACTAGCAGGACTCCTAACCACCCAAAAACCCTGGGAATAA
- a CDS encoding BglG family transcription antiterminator: MFISARERRILQLLLNSNDFFTVKEIAEELEVSERTVHRDLAGVEDILAEYELKLIKKAGVGVQVDGEKSKRSDLIRYIFDLDITEYTQQERETLILCKLLESADPIKLVSLANDLRVTVATVSNDLNKVEGWLLKMQLSLIRRRGYGVQVEGTEALKRHAMSSLLASEFNDSDFFTLLKKSIQKKSQGAVLESASERLLGLVDRDKLLKVEKIVDEVNDELPYMIADSAYIGLIVHLALAVERIQKGEKIEMDLEYLSTLKNTKEFSFARLIGSKLETFFNVPIPEAEIGYITMHLRGSKLRNTSDYYLEETNYPIVIKTKELIRYVNTRLDSDLEANESLLQGLVTHLGPATHRVRQNMNIHNPLLDKIKEDYSDLFQLLNEAIQEIFPGVTIPEEEVGFLVLHFGSALDARFEKREVNILAVCSSGIGTSKMLATRLQQELPEVSTIKSASLFELKDEDQGNFDLIVSTIPLPDYEGLYIRVNPFLTEEEAGRIRSELQKKSITKKKRSDLSQKEVNFSFHTKNEANSWFRKAELYSKIATSIMQHFRVSQSEYTNVPALLEQECIRLEKADTITDPSSITRALLKREEISGIGLPDTSLALFHTRAPEIVQPVFTIARLMEPVNRRAMDGSFIEMDTILLQLAPEESSSETIEIMSFISSLIIESKESIALFSESDQGTIEVYLANKIKNYIEKQLGFKGEG; encoded by the coding sequence GTGTTTATTTCAGCAAGGGAACGAAGGATTCTCCAGTTGCTTCTAAATAGTAACGATTTCTTTACAGTGAAAGAAATTGCTGAGGAACTTGAAGTAAGCGAACGAACTGTTCATCGCGATTTAGCGGGTGTAGAGGATATACTTGCTGAGTATGAATTGAAATTAATTAAGAAAGCCGGTGTTGGCGTTCAGGTTGATGGTGAGAAATCGAAGCGCAGTGACTTAATAAGGTATATATTTGACCTCGATATTACTGAGTACACACAACAGGAGCGGGAGACGCTGATTCTATGCAAGCTCTTGGAATCAGCTGATCCTATTAAGTTAGTTAGTCTTGCGAATGACCTAAGAGTAACGGTTGCAACGGTTAGTAATGATTTGAACAAAGTTGAAGGTTGGCTTTTGAAAATGCAGCTTTCATTAATAAGAAGGCGGGGATATGGCGTACAGGTTGAAGGGACTGAAGCCCTTAAAAGGCACGCCATGAGTTCCTTGCTTGCTTCTGAGTTTAATGATTCGGATTTTTTTACGTTATTAAAGAAATCGATTCAAAAGAAATCTCAGGGTGCGGTTCTAGAGTCTGCTTCCGAGCGCTTACTTGGCCTTGTAGACAGAGATAAACTGCTTAAGGTAGAAAAAATAGTTGATGAAGTGAACGATGAATTACCTTATATGATTGCAGACAGTGCTTATATTGGTTTAATCGTACATCTCGCACTTGCTGTGGAACGCATTCAAAAGGGTGAGAAAATTGAGATGGATCTAGAATACTTAAGCACGTTAAAGAACACAAAGGAATTTAGTTTTGCTAGACTGATCGGCTCTAAACTAGAAACGTTTTTCAACGTGCCAATTCCAGAAGCAGAAATCGGCTATATTACGATGCATTTGCGAGGGTCCAAGTTACGAAATACGAGTGATTATTACCTTGAAGAAACGAATTATCCGATTGTAATCAAGACAAAAGAGTTAATTCGTTATGTGAACACTCGTCTCGATTCAGATTTAGAAGCGAATGAATCCCTTCTACAGGGACTTGTGACACATCTCGGTCCGGCTACTCACAGAGTCAGGCAGAATATGAACATTCATAATCCACTGCTCGATAAAATCAAAGAGGACTATTCAGATCTCTTTCAGCTTTTAAATGAAGCGATTCAAGAGATATTCCCGGGTGTCACCATTCCTGAAGAAGAAGTTGGATTTCTAGTATTACATTTTGGATCAGCACTTGATGCGCGGTTCGAAAAGCGAGAAGTAAATATTCTTGCAGTATGTTCAAGCGGAATAGGAACATCTAAAATGCTTGCGACACGGCTTCAACAGGAACTCCCTGAAGTCAGTACGATCAAGAGTGCATCGTTGTTTGAGCTTAAGGATGAGGACCAGGGGAATTTTGACTTAATCGTATCAACGATTCCTTTACCAGATTATGAAGGGCTGTATATAAGAGTAAATCCTTTTTTAACAGAAGAGGAAGCAGGACGGATTCGTTCCGAACTTCAAAAAAAGTCGATTACGAAAAAGAAGCGTTCGGACCTAAGCCAGAAAGAAGTAAACTTTTCATTCCATACGAAAAATGAGGCAAACAGTTGGTTTCGTAAAGCGGAATTATACAGCAAGATAGCAACCTCTATAATGCAGCATTTTCGAGTTAGTCAATCAGAATATACCAATGTACCAGCTCTTCTGGAACAGGAGTGTATTAGATTAGAAAAGGCTGACACCATTACCGATCCGTCTAGTATTACGAGGGCACTTCTAAAGCGAGAAGAAATAAGTGGAATAGGTCTACCAGATACATCGCTTGCTCTTTTTCACACACGAGCACCTGAGATTGTTCAACCGGTGTTTACAATCGCTCGATTAATGGAACCTGTAAATAGGAGGGCGATGGATGGTTCTTTTATTGAAATGGATACCATTCTTCTACAGCTTGCACCTGAAGAGTCATCAAGCGAAACCATCGAGATCATGAGCTTCATTAGCTCACTGATCATTGAATCCAAAGAAAGCATAGCCCTTTTTTCAGAAAGTGACCAGGGGACGATCGAAGTGTATCTTGCAAACAAAATCAAAAATTACATTGAAAAACAATTAGGATTTAAAGGAGAAGGATAA